One genomic window of Blastopirellula retiformator includes the following:
- a CDS encoding SEC-C metal-binding domain-containing protein, which produces MLRRGGAPSRIGENPARTVYRKATPGNRKNRLDRCRATGQGDVEKRRWFLPRPANVLANLLLQELSKRKNFHQEEVRHATRLRSTTRRTAIFFENMSKRRHGFPSETQVKRGVRIVHGDKLLEEKLGRNDLCPCGSGLRFKRCCLAKGCF; this is translated from the coding sequence ATGCTACGTCGCGGCGGTGCGCCAAGTCGCATTGGCGAGAACCCGGCGCGCACGGTCTACCGCAAAGCGACGCCCGGCAACCGGAAGAATCGTCTCGACCGTTGCAGAGCAACCGGGCAAGGCGATGTGGAAAAAAGACGTTGGTTTCTTCCACGCCCTGCAAACGTTCTTGCGAACCTTTTGCTGCAGGAACTCTCTAAGCGGAAGAACTTTCACCAAGAAGAGGTGCGTCATGCGACACGACTTCGATCGACAACTCGACGAACAGCCATTTTTTTCGAGAACATGAGCAAGCGGCGCCATGGATTCCCTTCCGAAACGCAAGTGAAGCGCGGAGTGCGGATCGTCCATGGCGACAAACTGCTGGAAGAAAAGCTGGGGCGGAACGATCTTTGCCCCTGCGGTTCCGGCCTCCGCTTCAAGAGGTGTTGTCTCGCGAAAGGCTGTTTTTGA
- a CDS encoding efflux RND transporter permease subunit, with translation MFSKFLHRPALAIVISLLILFMGGLSIVSLPISQFPDVAPPSVVVSLSFPGSSAKILVDSTLVILERAINGVPDMRYMTSAATSAGEATIMITFEPGTDPNVAVLNVNNRIQMVKNQLPPIVEREGIIVMQNMTSMLMYVNVYSTDPKVDQNFLYNYVSANLLPEIQRTRGVGRAKILGNRAYAMRVELDLDRMRNYNISSADIMEAIKEQSLIGSPGRLGQATGTTSQTIEYVLTWIGRYDKPDQYGDIILRANEKGEILRLRDVANVSLGSAFYDLYSDIDGYPSASIVLKQIPGSNAADVIDEVKDKLKEFKADMFPPGMEYAISYDVSSFLDASIEKVLHTLFEAFVLVSLVVFLFLGDFRSTLIPTLAVPVSLIGTFFFMSMFGMSINLITLFALVLAIGVVVDDAIVVVEAVHAKMHEKHLSPYAATKEVVGEISGAIIAITLVMTSVFIPVCFMPGAVGVFYRQFALTMAMSIVLSGVVALTLTPVLCAMILKPHGQQKQTGIIGLMNGVINRTGDAANPIRLVLSMILGAAVGYGIYELLHVEIVHEVISEQLELTPTRMMTIGAVMAVLFFFTFRAVFSGSREGEKKLRGPIGMFLKVFDSGVEWVTRGYVGVVGLVVTRRIVTMAVIGLFGWGILVVNEVLPSGFIPLEDQGVIYGIIQTPPGSTLEYTNSKSHELQKICKEFDEVTSVTSLAGYEILTEGRGSNAGTCLINLKPWAERELTSKELIAELEERGREISNVKLEFFEPPAVPGFGAAGGFSLCLLDKTNTGDYDAFGKVTEDFLAALEKRKELKGLFTFFANDYPQYEILIDNDVAMQKGVSIEDAMENFSIVVGSTWEQGFIRFGQFSKVYVQSAPEYRRYPEDLDNMYVKNDEGEMVPYSAFMKIEKRQGMNEINRYNLYTTAIIQGAPAAGYSSGQALQAIQEVADEVLPHGYGIGWQGLAYDEAGKGNTAVLIFAVVVIFVYLVLVGQYESFLLPLAVLVSLPVGLFGSFLMLKGMGLANDVYCQIGLVMLVGLLGKNAILIIEFAVQRRHEGLSIRDAAIEGGALRFRPIMMTSFAFVAGLIPLVRATGPGAIGNRTIGTTAVGGMLMGTLIGVLVIPGLYYLFAKLSDGKQLIKQEHDDPLSEIFERDQAHPPHEMGGPDSQHGPSQA, from the coding sequence ATGTTTTCCAAATTCCTCCATCGGCCGGCGTTGGCCATCGTGATCTCGCTGCTCATCTTGTTCATGGGCGGTCTATCGATCGTGTCGCTGCCGATTTCGCAATTTCCGGACGTGGCGCCGCCGAGCGTCGTCGTCTCGCTCTCGTTCCCTGGTTCGAGCGCCAAGATTCTGGTCGACTCAACGCTCGTTATTTTGGAGCGGGCCATCAACGGCGTGCCGGACATGCGGTACATGACTTCGGCGGCCACCAGCGCCGGCGAAGCGACGATCATGATCACCTTTGAGCCGGGCACCGATCCGAACGTGGCGGTCTTGAACGTCAACAACCGCATTCAGATGGTCAAGAACCAACTGCCCCCAATCGTCGAACGAGAAGGCATCATCGTCATGCAGAACATGACGAGCATGCTGATGTACGTCAACGTTTACAGCACCGACCCCAAAGTCGACCAAAACTTTCTGTACAACTACGTCAGCGCCAACCTGCTGCCGGAGATCCAACGGACCCGCGGCGTCGGTCGCGCGAAGATTCTTGGTAACCGAGCCTACGCGATGCGGGTTGAGCTCGATCTCGACCGCATGCGAAACTACAACATTTCGTCGGCCGACATCATGGAGGCGATCAAAGAACAAAGCCTGATCGGTTCGCCAGGGCGGCTTGGTCAGGCGACTGGAACGACCTCGCAAACGATCGAATACGTGCTGACCTGGATCGGCCGGTACGACAAACCCGATCAATATGGCGACATCATCCTGCGGGCCAACGAAAAAGGGGAGATCCTCCGGCTGCGGGACGTTGCGAACGTCTCGCTCGGTTCGGCCTTTTACGACCTCTATTCCGACATCGACGGCTACCCGTCCGCTTCGATCGTGCTGAAGCAGATCCCCGGCTCCAACGCGGCCGACGTGATCGACGAGGTGAAGGATAAGCTGAAAGAGTTCAAAGCCGATATGTTCCCGCCGGGGATGGAATACGCGATCAGCTACGACGTTTCGAGCTTCCTGGACGCGTCGATCGAGAAGGTGCTGCACACGCTGTTTGAAGCGTTCGTGCTGGTGTCGCTGGTGGTCTTTTTGTTTCTGGGGGACTTCCGCAGTACGTTGATTCCGACCTTGGCGGTGCCGGTCTCGTTGATTGGGACGTTCTTCTTCATGAGTATGTTCGGGATGTCGATCAACCTGATCACGCTGTTCGCCCTGGTGTTGGCGATCGGCGTGGTGGTCGACGACGCGATCGTGGTGGTCGAAGCGGTCCACGCCAAAATGCACGAGAAGCATCTCTCTCCCTACGCGGCGACCAAAGAAGTGGTCGGCGAAATCAGCGGGGCAATCATCGCGATTACGCTGGTGATGACCTCGGTGTTTATCCCGGTCTGCTTTATGCCGGGGGCCGTCGGCGTTTTCTATCGGCAGTTCGCCCTGACGATGGCGATGTCGATCGTGCTGTCGGGCGTGGTGGCGTTGACGCTGACGCCGGTGCTGTGTGCGATGATCTTGAAGCCCCACGGCCAGCAAAAACAGACCGGCATTATCGGCTTGATGAACGGCGTCATCAATCGAACCGGCGATGCCGCTAACCCCATCCGCCTGGTGCTGTCGATGATTCTGGGCGCCGCGGTCGGCTACGGAATTTACGAATTGCTGCATGTCGAGATCGTGCACGAGGTCATCTCGGAACAACTGGAGCTGACGCCGACTCGGATGATGACGATCGGCGCTGTGATGGCGGTTCTCTTCTTCTTCACCTTCCGGGCAGTCTTCTCCGGCAGTCGCGAGGGTGAGAAGAAGTTGCGGGGGCCGATCGGCATGTTCCTGAAAGTGTTTGATAGCGGCGTCGAATGGGTGACCCGCGGCTATGTCGGCGTTGTCGGTCTGGTCGTGACCCGGCGGATCGTGACGATGGCGGTGATCGGCTTGTTCGGCTGGGGCATTCTGGTCGTCAACGAAGTGTTGCCGTCCGGCTTTATTCCTTTGGAAGACCAGGGGGTCATCTATGGAATCATTCAGACTCCGCCGGGCTCGACGCTCGAATACACAAACTCGAAGTCGCACGAACTGCAGAAGATCTGCAAAGAATTTGACGAAGTCACGTCGGTCACTTCGCTGGCCGGCTACGAAATCTTGACCGAAGGTCGCGGCTCGAACGCTGGTACCTGCTTGATCAACCTGAAGCCCTGGGCTGAACGCGAACTGACGTCCAAGGAATTGATCGCCGAGTTGGAAGAGCGGGGTCGTGAGATCTCGAACGTGAAGCTGGAGTTCTTCGAGCCGCCGGCTGTGCCGGGCTTTGGCGCCGCGGGCGGTTTCTCACTCTGCTTGCTCGATAAGACGAATACCGGCGACTACGACGCGTTTGGCAAGGTGACCGAGGACTTCCTGGCCGCCCTTGAAAAGCGGAAAGAGTTGAAAGGGTTGTTTACCTTCTTCGCGAACGACTATCCGCAGTACGAGATTTTGATCGACAATGACGTCGCCATGCAGAAAGGGGTGTCGATCGAAGACGCGATGGAGAATTTCTCGATCGTGGTCGGCAGTACCTGGGAGCAGGGCTTCATTCGCTTTGGTCAGTTTTCCAAGGTCTACGTGCAGTCGGCGCCCGAGTATCGCCGCTATCCCGAAGACCTCGACAACATGTACGTCAAGAACGACGAAGGGGAGATGGTTCCCTACTCGGCGTTCATGAAGATCGAGAAGCGGCAGGGGATGAACGAAATCAACCGTTACAATCTCTACACGACGGCGATTATCCAAGGCGCTCCGGCGGCGGGTTATAGTAGCGGTCAAGCGCTGCAGGCGATTCAAGAAGTCGCCGACGAAGTGCTGCCGCATGGCTACGGCATCGGCTGGCAAGGCTTGGCCTATGACGAAGCGGGCAAGGGAAACACGGCGGTCCTTATTTTTGCGGTCGTGGTGATCTTCGTCTACCTGGTGCTGGTCGGGCAATACGAGAGCTTCCTGCTGCCGCTGGCGGTGCTGGTCTCGCTGCCGGTCGGATTGTTCGGTTCGTTTCTGATGCTAAAAGGGATGGGGCTGGCGAACGACGTTTATTGCCAAATCGGCCTGGTGATGCTGGTCGGTTTGCTTGGCAAGAATGCGATCCTGATTATCGAGTTCGCCGTCCAGCGGCGACACGAAGGGCTCAGTATCCGCGACGCGGCGATCGAGGGGGGCGCACTCCGTTTCCGCCCGATCATGATGACGTCGTTCGCGTTCGTCGCCGGTCTGATTCCGCTGGTCCGGGCAACCGGTCCTGGCGCCATCGGCAACCGGACGATCGGTACGACGGCCGTCGGCGGGATGCTGATGGGTACGCTGATCGGCGTGCTGGTCATTCCCGGTTTGTATTACCTGTTCGCCAAGTTGTCGGACGGCAAGCAGTTGATCAAGCAAGAGCATGACGACCCGCTCAGCGAGATCTTCGAGCGTGACCAGGCGCATCCGCCGCATGAAATGGGTGGGCCTGACTCGCAGCATGGCCCGAGCCAGGCGTAG
- a CDS encoding AAA family ATPase, translating to MEGILFIGLQASGKSSFYRERFFATHVRISLDLLRTRHRERRLMTACLETDQPLVIDNTNPTRDDRASYLGALKKARYSVVGYYFSSKIAECLVRNQQREHSIPEVGLLATAKRLELPTQEEGFDALWYVRLSERGFEVEEWNDEI from the coding sequence ATGGAAGGCATACTCTTCATCGGCCTGCAGGCCTCGGGCAAGTCGTCGTTCTATCGAGAACGCTTCTTCGCCACGCACGTGCGGATCAGTCTCGACTTGCTCCGCACACGCCATCGAGAGCGGCGTCTGATGACGGCTTGTCTGGAGACCGACCAGCCCCTGGTGATCGACAATACCAATCCAACGCGGGATGATCGGGCTTCCTATCTTGGCGCCCTGAAGAAGGCGAGATACTCCGTTGTCGGCTACTACTTTAGCTCGAAGATCGCCGAGTGCCTGGTGCGGAATCAGCAGCGTGAACACTCGATTCCGGAGGTTGGACTGCTGGCGACTGCGAAACGTTTAGAACTTCCTACGCAAGAGGAAGGTTTTGACGCCCTGTGGTACGTTCGCCTGAGCGAACGCGGCTTCGAGGTAGAGGAATGGAACGATGAGATTTAA
- a CDS encoding sensor histidine kinase, with amino-acid sequence MKLTAKIVGIFLLGIVLLTSLFGYLTAQSEFEQYKRAQEETAASLGNEVRETLIVAWKDQGHQGAIKLVRDFATRHQQMTIRWVPTDGDASPETDLPPQQELAVATTKTMATIITHDAEGEDQYMIYYPVDVENARAGYVEFNVPLEEAEEYARLTTYRTALIIAAMSIFGLVIIFFGVRMVGQRLDKLVAKTKRISAGDFSSPVQVAGNDEIAQLGAALNEMSETLQTQQQELDEAATARLSAMEQLRHIDRVKTVGRLASGIAHELGTPLNVVSGRAGLIASHRLSAEEVTESALVIKSEADRMAEIIRQLLGFARRRPPQRTTVDLRELIASAINLLQPMAHQCDVELVAVDGPSLSTAVDPAQIQQVVTNLIVNAIHASSGGTVRVALESQMAAPPGGAISPTEQYYCISVEDQGTGISEEAMPHLFEPFFTTKDVGEGTGLGLSVSYGIVEDHNGWIDVQSQLGEGSRFTIYLPQQVA; translated from the coding sequence ATGAAACTGACCGCGAAAATTGTCGGCATCTTCCTGCTGGGCATTGTTCTGCTGACTTCCTTGTTCGGCTACCTGACGGCGCAGAGCGAGTTTGAGCAGTACAAGCGAGCCCAGGAAGAGACCGCCGCGTCGCTTGGCAATGAAGTGCGAGAGACGTTGATCGTCGCCTGGAAGGATCAAGGGCACCAAGGCGCCATCAAGTTGGTCCGCGACTTCGCCACTCGCCACCAGCAAATGACCATTCGCTGGGTTCCGACCGATGGCGACGCGTCCCCCGAGACCGATCTCCCTCCTCAACAAGAGCTGGCCGTCGCCACCACCAAGACGATGGCGACGATCATCACGCACGACGCCGAAGGAGAAGATCAGTACATGATCTACTACCCGGTCGATGTCGAGAACGCACGAGCCGGTTACGTCGAGTTCAACGTCCCCCTGGAAGAAGCGGAAGAGTACGCGCGGCTGACCACCTATCGCACCGCCCTGATCATCGCAGCGATGTCAATCTTCGGACTGGTGATTATCTTTTTTGGCGTGCGGATGGTAGGGCAGCGGCTCGACAAATTGGTCGCCAAGACCAAGCGAATCAGTGCCGGCGATTTCTCTAGCCCGGTGCAGGTCGCCGGCAATGACGAGATCGCCCAGTTGGGCGCCGCGCTGAACGAGATGAGCGAGACGCTGCAAACGCAGCAGCAAGAGTTGGATGAAGCGGCGACCGCACGCCTGTCGGCGATGGAACAATTGCGGCACATTGATCGGGTGAAGACGGTGGGACGGCTCGCTTCCGGCATCGCCCACGAACTGGGAACGCCGCTCAACGTCGTCTCGGGACGCGCCGGGCTGATCGCTTCGCATCGGCTGAGCGCCGAAGAGGTGACCGAAAGCGCGCTGGTGATCAAGTCGGAAGCGGACCGGATGGCGGAGATCATTCGCCAACTGCTCGGCTTCGCCCGCCGTCGACCGCCGCAACGGACCACCGTCGACTTGCGAGAATTAATCGCCAGCGCGATCAACCTGCTACAGCCGATGGCGCATCAGTGCGACGTGGAACTCGTCGCCGTTGACGGCCCTTCCCTTTCGACCGCGGTCGATCCGGCCCAGATCCAACAGGTGGTTACCAACTTGATCGTTAATGCGATTCATGCCAGCAGCGGCGGGACGGTTCGCGTCGCCTTGGAGAGCCAAATGGCCGCTCCCCCTGGCGGCGCCATCTCGCCAACAGAGCAGTACTACTGCATAAGCGTGGAAGATCAAGGGACTGGCATTTCGGAAGAAGCGATGCCCCACTTGTTTGAGCCCTTCTTCACGACCAAGGATGTCGGCGAAGGGACCGGGCTTGGGCTGTCGGTTTCGTATGGTATTGTCGAAGATCACAACGGCTGGATCGACGTCCAAAGCCAATTGGGCGAAGGCAGTCGATTCACCATCTATCTGCCCCAGCAGGTTGCGTAA
- a CDS encoding efflux RND transporter periplasmic adaptor subunit, giving the protein MKILETAAIVVGLVSLAFVGCVSQAESHEEIHGESESHAETHGEAHGESGHPQHKIIVTSPVVKDVVSTQQYVCQIHSCKHIEVRALEGGYLDEIGINEGQAVKKGERMFKILPTLYQAKLDSESAELQRISIELQNAEKLNAKGIVSPQEIMLKKAELAKAQANMELAKAELNFTDVKAPFDGIVDRQYCQLGSLIEEGDILTTLSDNNLMWVYFNVSEARYLEYKQELDKSKGDSQDQLTIELKLANGAIFPQQGEIGAIEADFNNTTGNIEFRADFANPSGLLRNGQTGTILIHRTMKDVFVIPQRATYEILDKRYAFVVDEQNVVHQRDIAVESEQDDIFVLKEGLAPGEKIVFEGIRQVRDGDKIAFEYRAPEEILNHLKYPAE; this is encoded by the coding sequence ATGAAAATCTTAGAGACTGCTGCCATTGTTGTGGGGCTGGTTTCGCTCGCCTTTGTCGGCTGCGTTTCGCAGGCCGAATCCCACGAAGAGATCCACGGCGAATCGGAGTCGCACGCGGAAACCCATGGCGAAGCGCACGGCGAATCAGGACATCCGCAACACAAGATCATCGTCACCAGCCCGGTGGTGAAGGATGTGGTCAGTACGCAACAATACGTCTGCCAGATCCACTCCTGCAAACATATCGAAGTTCGCGCCCTGGAAGGGGGTTACCTCGACGAAATTGGGATCAACGAAGGTCAGGCGGTGAAAAAGGGAGAACGGATGTTCAAGATTCTCCCCACGCTCTACCAGGCCAAACTTGATTCGGAATCGGCCGAACTGCAGCGAATTTCGATCGAACTGCAGAACGCCGAAAAGCTGAACGCCAAAGGGATCGTTTCGCCGCAGGAAATCATGCTGAAAAAGGCGGAGCTGGCCAAGGCGCAAGCCAACATGGAACTAGCGAAAGCCGAGCTGAACTTTACCGACGTGAAGGCGCCGTTTGACGGCATCGTCGATCGCCAATATTGCCAGTTGGGCAGTCTGATCGAAGAAGGAGACATTCTGACGACCTTGTCCGACAACAATCTGATGTGGGTTTACTTCAACGTGTCGGAAGCGCGGTATCTGGAATACAAGCAAGAGCTCGATAAGAGCAAAGGCGACAGTCAAGATCAGCTGACGATCGAACTGAAGCTGGCCAACGGCGCCATTTTTCCGCAGCAAGGCGAGATCGGCGCCATTGAGGCCGACTTCAACAATACGACCGGCAACATCGAGTTTCGGGCCGACTTCGCCAATCCCAGCGGACTGCTGCGAAACGGCCAGACCGGGACGATTCTGATCCACCGGACGATGAAAGACGTCTTCGTCATTCCGCAGCGGGCGACGTACGAAATCCTCGACAAGCGGTATGCGTTTGTCGTCGATGAGCAAAACGTCGTCCATCAGCGCGACATCGCGGTCGAGAGCGAGCAGGACGACATCTTTGTGCTGAAAGAGGGCTTGGCTCCGGGTGAAAAAATCGTCTTCGAGGGAATTCGACAAGTTCGCGATGGCGACAAGATCGCGTTCGAGTACCGCGCTCCCGAAGAGATTTTGAACCACCTGAAATATCCGGCCGAGTAA
- a CDS encoding tRNA(His) guanylyltransferase Thg1 family protein, translating into MRFKQLDNKMRVFETASDLCVLPEMYMVARLDGRSFTRLTKDVCQFKAPFDVRFRDFMTATAKSLMNCGFRVLYAYTESDEISLLLDRDERHFGRKLRKYVSTLAGEASAQFSLQLGQAASFDCRISQLPNIELVVDYFRWRCEDAARNALNAWCYWTLRQEGCSARQATRRLLGLSVRDKNELLLQRGINYNSLPSWQKRGVGLYWETFEKTSFNPILNQTVAARRRRIYIDYYLPRKEEYAELLRSLVLPQPTQGA; encoded by the coding sequence ATGAGATTTAAACAGCTCGACAACAAGATGCGGGTATTTGAAACGGCATCCGATCTATGCGTGCTGCCCGAGATGTATATGGTTGCACGGCTCGACGGCCGGAGCTTCACTCGGCTAACGAAAGATGTTTGCCAGTTCAAAGCGCCATTCGACGTTCGGTTTCGCGACTTCATGACAGCGACGGCGAAGTCTCTGATGAACTGCGGATTTCGCGTGCTGTACGCTTATACCGAAAGTGACGAGATCTCGCTGCTACTTGATCGAGACGAACGTCATTTCGGTCGCAAGCTCCGCAAATACGTTTCGACTCTCGCCGGCGAGGCGAGCGCCCAATTCTCGCTACAACTCGGCCAGGCGGCCAGCTTCGATTGTCGCATCTCGCAACTTCCCAACATCGAGCTCGTCGTCGACTACTTCCGCTGGCGGTGTGAGGATGCGGCGAGGAACGCGCTCAACGCTTGGTGCTATTGGACGCTTCGCCAGGAAGGCTGCAGCGCTCGACAAGCGACGCGGCGTTTGCTTGGGCTATCTGTGCGCGACAAAAACGAGTTGCTGCTCCAACGGGGAATCAACTACAACAGTCTGCCGAGTTGGCAGAAACGTGGCGTCGGTCTGTACTGGGAAACGTTTGAGAAAACCTCCTTCAACCCAATCCTCAACCAAACGGTCGCTGCTCGCCGCCGGCGGATCTACATTGACTATTATCTGCCGAGAAAAGAAGAATACGCTGAGTTACTCCGGTCCCTCGTATTACCCCAACCAACACAAGGAGCCTAG
- a CDS encoding RNA ligase family protein has protein sequence MGTSHGDFTKYPRTPHLFGSQGTADDKHLGEAESTKLIADPSLIVEEKLDGTNVGIHFSDAGELVLQCRGHLITEGMHPQYDLFKQWAMVKRQVLEEMLENRFLLFGEWVYAKHSIHYRQLSHYFFEFDIYDKRHGVFLDLQRRLARLEGSGVQTVPVVHTGSLRRSDLEKQIGASRFDSSFENPFTGKTDNRMEGLYVRTEAEGAVTARAKFVRPEFVEKIKRSEHWQQQAMTPNQLAEGVDIWQ, from the coding sequence ATGGGTACGTCGCATGGCGACTTTACCAAGTATCCTCGCACGCCCCATCTGTTTGGGTCGCAGGGCACCGCCGATGACAAGCATCTTGGCGAGGCGGAATCGACGAAGCTTATCGCCGATCCGTCGCTGATCGTCGAAGAGAAACTGGACGGCACGAATGTCGGCATTCATTTTTCCGACGCCGGCGAACTGGTCCTGCAATGTCGCGGGCACCTGATCACCGAAGGCATGCATCCGCAATATGACCTGTTTAAACAATGGGCCATGGTTAAACGCCAGGTGCTCGAAGAAATGCTTGAGAACCGCTTCCTGCTGTTCGGCGAGTGGGTCTACGCCAAGCATTCGATTCACTACCGTCAACTGTCGCACTACTTTTTTGAGTTCGACATTTACGACAAACGGCACGGCGTCTTCCTCGATTTGCAGCGTCGCTTGGCGCGGCTGGAAGGAAGCGGCGTGCAGACCGTGCCGGTTGTGCATACCGGTTCGCTCCGACGTAGCGACTTGGAAAAGCAGATTGGCGCCTCGCGGTTCGACAGCAGCTTTGAGAATCCCTTTACAGGGAAGACCGACAACCGGATGGAGGGCTTGTATGTGCGAACCGAAGCCGAGGGCGCCGTTACCGCGCGGGCCAAGTTCGTGCGTCCCGAGTTTGTCGAAAAGATCAAGCGGAGTGAGCATTGGCAACAACAAGCCATGACGCCCAACCAACTGGCCGAAGGCGTGGATATCTGGCAATGA
- a CDS encoding AAA family ATPase — protein MNWEQLKNATVDEVAAWAETQPWCAAMAACAQDAQWHAEGDVWTHTKMVLQELRRLDEWSSLPQRDQTNLTFTALFHDIAKPLTTEVDSVTGHVRSPKHAVKGEHLARAILRDLGCDLLTREAIARMVRNHGRPTFLLERSEPTHEVVRLSWLVNNRLLYLFALADTRGRDTDSMSRPEENLHYWKLASEEAGCYDQPYPFATEHARFTFFRQAEPNLHYVPHEDFRCTVTLLSGLPGSGKDTWIAQNRSELPIVALDDIRVELDIDPTDNQGEVAQLARERCRELLRANKSFAFNATNTMRLTRGRWLDLFNDYGARIEIVYLEPSLKQILAQNKARSSQVPETVIRKLAERCEPPTWLECHRLEYGDSAE, from the coding sequence ATGAACTGGGAACAGCTGAAGAACGCGACCGTGGACGAAGTCGCCGCCTGGGCCGAAACGCAACCTTGGTGCGCCGCGATGGCGGCTTGCGCGCAAGACGCCCAGTGGCATGCCGAGGGAGATGTTTGGACCCACACCAAGATGGTCTTGCAGGAACTGCGCAGGCTTGATGAGTGGAGTAGTCTGCCGCAGCGAGATCAGACCAACTTGACGTTTACCGCCTTGTTTCACGACATCGCCAAGCCGCTGACGACCGAAGTCGATTCCGTAACCGGCCACGTTCGCTCTCCCAAACATGCAGTGAAGGGAGAGCATTTGGCTCGGGCGATTTTGCGCGACTTGGGCTGCGACTTGCTGACGCGCGAAGCGATCGCCCGGATGGTTCGGAACCACGGACGACCCACGTTTTTGCTGGAGCGATCCGAGCCGACGCATGAAGTAGTCCGCTTGTCATGGCTGGTCAATAATCGGTTGCTCTATCTCTTTGCGTTGGCGGATACCCGCGGCCGCGATACCGACTCGATGTCGCGGCCCGAAGAAAACCTGCACTATTGGAAGCTGGCGTCGGAAGAAGCGGGCTGCTACGACCAGCCCTATCCCTTTGCGACCGAGCATGCCCGCTTCACCTTCTTCCGTCAGGCCGAGCCGAACCTGCATTACGTTCCGCACGAAGACTTCCGCTGCACCGTGACGTTATTGTCGGGCTTGCCTGGCAGCGGCAAGGATACGTGGATCGCCCAGAACCGTAGCGAATTGCCGATCGTTGCGCTCGACGATATTCGGGTCGAGCTCGACATCGATCCGACCGACAACCAGGGAGAAGTCGCCCAGTTGGCCCGCGAGCGTTGTCGCGAATTGCTGCGCGCCAACAAGTCGTTCGCGTTTAACGCCACCAACACGATGCGATTGACCCGCGGCCGGTGGCTCGACTTGTTTAACGACTATGGCGCCCGGATCGAGATCGTCTATCTCGAACCGTCGCTGAAGCAGATTTTGGCGCAGAACAAGGCCCGCAGCAGCCAGGTTCCTGAAACGGTGATTCGCAAACTGGCCGAGCGGTGCGAACCGCCGACCTGGCTCGAATGCCATCGGCTGGAATATGGCGATTCGGCTGAATAG